The Chitinophaga niabensis genomic interval ATCACAGAGGGGATAAATTCTTTATCGTTACCAACTGGGAAGCAAAGAATTTCCGTTTGATGGAATCCCCGCTGGATAAAACTTCCAAAGAGAACTGGAAAGAAGTGATCCCTCACCGCAGCGATGTATTACTGCAGGGCCTGGACCTCTTTACAGATCATATGGTACTCAGCGAACGTAAGAATGGATTGTCCCAGCTGCGGATCATCAACACTACCACCAAACAGGAACACTATCTTGATTTTGGCGAACCGGCATACGTAGCCTACAGTGGTGCCAATCCGGAAATGGATTCTAAAATACTGCGTTACGGATACACTTCCCTCACTACGCCCAGCTCCACTTTTGATTACAACATGGATACAAAAGAAAAAGAGCTGAAGAAACAACAGGAAGTGATCGGCGGATATGATCCGAAGAATTATGTAACAGAAAGACTGATGGCGAAAGCTACAGACGGCACAATGGTACCCATCTCCCTGGTCTATAAAAAAGGATTTGAGAAGAACGGACAGAAACCCTTGCTGCTCTATGGTTACGGTTCTTACGGTAACTCCATTGAACCAACCTTTTCTTCCAACCGTATCAGCCTGCTGGACCGTGGATTTTGTTATGCTATTGCACACATCAGAGGCGGACAGGAAATGGGAAGGCAATGGTATGAAGATGGAAAGATGTTTAAAAAGAAGAACACTTTTACGGACTTCATTGATTGCGCAGAATACCTGATCGCACAGAAATTTACCAGCAAAGAACATCTCTATGCCATGGGCGGAAGCGCAGGCGGATTACTGATGGGTGCTGTGGTAAATATGCGGCCTGATCTCTGGCATGGCGTGGTAGCTGCTGTACCTTTCGTAGATGTGGTAACCACTATGCTGGATGAAAGCATTCCTTTAACAACCGGTGAGTTTGACGAATGGGGTAATCCAAAGAACAAAGATTCTTACGATTACATGAAGTCTTATTCTCCTTATGATAATGTAGAAAAGAAAGCATATCCTAATATGCTGGTAACAACCGGCCTGCATGATTCCCAGGTGCAATATTTTGAACCTGCCAAATGGGTGGCCAAGTTGCGTGAACTAAAAACAGATAATAACCTGTTACTGATGGAAACCAATATGGAAGCCGGCCACGGCGGTGCTTCCGGAAGGTTTAAAGCCATTAAGGATGTTGCATTGCAATATGCCTTCCTGCTTCACCTGGAAGGGATCGACAAATAACCTTGAGTTTGCGTAGGGATGTACATCATTCCTACGCAAATT includes:
- a CDS encoding S9 family peptidase; translated protein: MKHYVFPLLAVTTIMACNTTEKKKEQMNVTPPTVEKIKKELTTNGDTRIDNYYWLNERENPKVIAYLTAENKYLDTMLSPVKEFRGKLYEEMKGRIKEKDESVPYFENGYLYYTRFEEGKEYPIHCRKKGSSSAPEEIMLNVNDMAKGHEFFNVSGLNVSTDNKLLAYGVDTVSRRKYTLYVKNLETGELLKDVIAETTGGSTWANDNKTLFYTRKNPTTLRSERILKHLLGTEAAADKEVYFEKDETYNTYVYKTKSKKYLVIGSGSTLSSEYRILDADKPEGTFKVFHPREKDMLYDIDHRGDKFFIVTNWEAKNFRLMESPLDKTSKENWKEVIPHRSDVLLQGLDLFTDHMVLSERKNGLSQLRIINTTTKQEHYLDFGEPAYVAYSGANPEMDSKILRYGYTSLTTPSSTFDYNMDTKEKELKKQQEVIGGYDPKNYVTERLMAKATDGTMVPISLVYKKGFEKNGQKPLLLYGYGSYGNSIEPTFSSNRISLLDRGFCYAIAHIRGGQEMGRQWYEDGKMFKKKNTFTDFIDCAEYLIAQKFTSKEHLYAMGGSAGGLLMGAVVNMRPDLWHGVVAAVPFVDVVTTMLDESIPLTTGEFDEWGNPKNKDSYDYMKSYSPYDNVEKKAYPNMLVTTGLHDSQVQYFEPAKWVAKLRELKTDNNLLLMETNMEAGHGGASGRFKAIKDVALQYAFLLHLEGIDK